TCCAACTATCTATGAATCAACTTACCATAATGATGATTGTGTCATGAAAAAGCCGATATCGCTACAACGGGCATAGTTCTTTACTCTTCTACAATTCACAGATCGTGAACTTAGGTTGGTCGGTATACGATCTGATCGTAATAACTGAAGAACTTGTTCATGACGCAGATCCAAACTCAGATAAGCCCGTTGCTGGAGCACACTTAACAGAACCATTTGCAAGTAACATCCAGCCATCTTTTTACGACATCCAAACTCGTGAAGAAGGACGGGTCTCCAAATCCATCATTCCTCAATTTTAATTAATGATAAGATCCGGCATGTTTCGATAATAGTCAACTAAGAACTTTATTCCTTTTTCAAGAGACCATTGCGGTCTATATCCCAATGATTTTGATATAAGGGATAGATCTGCAATTGTGTCATGAACGTAATTCTTGAGTGGGTTTTCAACATATTTGGGTTCAATCGATGTGTTAAGCATCTTATTGATCAGCGCTACAAGATCATTAAAACTAGTACCTATACCGGTTCCAACATTGAAGATACCAAAATCTATGTTAGATATCATTGCTAATATATTTGCGTAAACAACATCATATACGAAGGTAAAATCTCGTCTCTGTGTTCCATCACCATATATTATCGGTGATTTTCCTGCCATCATATCCCATAGAAATTGAGATATATTGTTGGCATACTGCCCCTTATGTGCTTCCCTCGGTCCATAAACACTGAAGTACCTCAATCCTATAGAGCTCAAGTTATGCTCATAGTAGTAAGTTTGTGCAACCATCTCTCTGGTACGAAAGGATGCTTCATAGAACGTCTTTGCTGTAATAGGTTGATTTTCACTAAATGGCAGGGGGTTGCCATTATACATCGATGATGTCGATGCGTAAATTACCTTCTTCACGCCGTTGTCCAGTGCTGCTTTCATAACATTCATGAACCCAAGCACATTAACCTCCATACCAATTTTTGGCTGCTCCTTGAACATAGGTGAGGAGCTCATCGCAGCATTGTGAAATACATAATCACACTGCTTGCATAATTTACTTACGAGTTCTCCATTCATAACAGAACCTTTAACAAATTCTGCGCTATAACCATCAATATTCTTTGTATTGCCTAGATAGAGATTATCAAGAATTATAACATCATGGTCCTCGGCTAGTTTCTCTGCTACATGTGAACCTATAAAGCCGGCACCGCCAGTCACCAGAACTCTCATTGTTTTGGAGTTCTAGAGTGTAGCAATAAAAATCTAGCTATGTGTATCTGCGCTTTACAGGCTTAAGTTTAGCTATATGAATACCAAAGCCTATAGGAACGAACCCGGGAACAATGAATATTTGTGGCACGATCAAGATTTCAAATGTTCTGTATTCCTCATTAATTATATTGACAAGTGTTGAGGCATAAAAAATCCCTACTGGCACCACTATGCCCTGCGCAATAAGTATAACACTCACAACCTTCGGTGCATCTCTTTTCGCTAAAAGATACGCTATAGCTGACAGACCAAAGCCCGGCAATCCAAATAAGAAAATTCCTACAAGCAAGAGCTGTGTAGGATATAAAATGATATTCTCACCTATTATTGGACGAGTTAGTGCATAATAAAACGATGATAGATATAAGACAAACATGACATGGAGTGCAAGGGCAGCAAGTGCCATGCCTGTTTCAAGCCTTATACCTAGCATGACAATAGAGACTTTCATGTGGTCATAAATAAGTTATGTTGATCACTGCATAAGTTAGCCCTTTACAAGCCTTTTCATCTTGTTTTCGCATAAAGAGAGTTCTTGCTTGCATACACATATCTCTTCGCTAACCCTATCTTTGTTTGTTTTAATATGAGCAATATCGTTATTCTCAAGTGCGGAGCGCATATCCACAAGCAAAATATTTGCTATTCTTATCCTTTGGCCGATATTGTACAGGCGCTCCATTAAATCTGTCGATATATTTATTTTGCGTGCAAGATCATCCAACGCATCATACAAATGCAAAATATCACGAAATTGAGCGTACAGAGATTGAAGCTCCTTCTTCTCCTGACTCAATCCACTAATTTTATCTAGATTCGTTAGATCTATGGCCTTCGGTCTCTCAACGAATGATTGATACTTTATGAATATCTTGTTTGAACATTCTATACAGATCCGCTTTCCACGCACCTCTATTCCTCGCAAAATATCTTTTTCACAAATGTGACATTTGTCTTTTGAACCCATATAGGAATGAATAGTAGAAGGATATTAATCCTTATAGCAAGTTGCAATGTGGTTTTATCTCATGATAAATCACATTCTACAACATAATGGCTAGGAAAGAAGATTTCTCAACATAGATTTGTATCATTTGTTATGAACTACTCTTTATATCATTCTTGACATAATACATCATATGCAAAGCACCGGATATACAGAGAATGAAATAGCATCCCTGCGGGAAGAGTTGAAGGGATTGAAGCGTGAGATTACTGTGATAAAAAGAGCTGTAAGGAACAAGATAGCGAGGTATGAAATAGGTCAGGTAAAGAAGGGCAAGGATGTAAGTTCTATACTTGAACTCAAAGATCTGAATTAAGTTATACCCACCAAACCAGCGAGCTCTCTTCTTGCCGCCGCTCCTAGCACCTCAGCAGAACTTTCAGGGCCTATATTGTTCAAGTAAATGCCAAATCCGCGTTCAAGACCAGACCAGCTTGCCATCTGCGGATATACTTCTATATGCCAGTGTAACTGCCTGCTGTTCTTCTTTTCAGGCGACAAATGGAATACAAGATTAAAAGAGGCGTCCTTCAATGCTTTGGAAAGACCACCAAGGGTAGCTCTCAGTATTAATGCAAGATCGTTAATCTCCTTTTGTGTTATTTTGGAAAACAATGTAATATGCCTCTTAGGACAGATCCAGAATTCATGTGGATAAGTTGGTGCCCATGGGCATAACGCAAGAAAACTATCAGTTGCAAGGATCTGCCTTGGTCCACTTGATTCAACGCTGACCACATCGCACATTGGACACAGACCCCTTTCGTTTATGTACCTATAAGTTGCCTCTGCCTCTTGCTCTATCAGTGGCGGTATAGTAGCAAAGGTAACGATATCTAGATGCGGGTGATCCAGAGAAGAGCCGGCATTCTTGCCATAATCCATGTATATTGATACATATGTTACGCTCTTCTGTGTGTAAAGCCATCTGACGCGGTCCTGAAGAACAACTAGTACATTTGCCCATTGCTCGACTGATATATTCGCAAGTTTCTGATTGTGGTCAGGTGCGGCAACAACCACATAATGGTATCCATAAGCCGGTTCGCTGTAAAGAGGTTTATCACCGTAAATCCTCTCTTGCGAGGTTGTTACTGCTGGGTCATTGCTAGGAAATACACGAACGCACCAGTCTTCTACATAATTTTCCTCACTGTCAGACAGTCTTTGAAGCATGCCATCTTTCTGCACAAGTGCAAGCACCGCAGGTGATGTCATCTCTTCATTTCCAGGACAGTATGGGCATTTGCCGTTCGAAAGATTCTTCTCCGAGGCATTCTTTGGCACTATAACAAACCTGTCAAGCACATAGTCCTTCCTTAATTCTGCCATCCCAACCTATCCTCCACTCCTTTCAATTTAAGAGTATCCCTTTGATTTTTGTGCACAACATAATCGTAGTCATGATGAAGTACTGCAAGCAACATTGAACAATTTGTTGTTTTTCGAATACATAATTTTCTCTGTATAAAGGTATTTACACTGTGGAATATTGTTATAAAGCTGATAAGAGAAGGCACGTTGTGACCAAACTCGTTTACGTGCTTCTTGATGGGGTTGGCGACCTGCCTCATCCATCTCTAAATGACCTAACACCGCTGGAGGCTGCCTACACACCAAACATGGATTTTCTTGCAAGAAACGGTGTGATGGGTAATGTTTACAGTGTAGGTAAGGGAGTAGCACCGGAATCCGACATCGCTGTCTTTAGCATGCTAGGCTACAGGTTCAGTCATGAGGACTACACCGGTAGGGGTGTTATAGAAGCCATAGGTTCTGGTATAGATTTTAGAGATGGTGACTTGGCTTTACGTGGAAATTTTGCAACAATTGATAGTAAATTGAACATAATAGATAGAAGAGCTGGGAGGGACATTCAAAAATATGAGGCCGAAACGCTTTCGAAAGCCATTTCAGACAATGTGAAGCTTTCTTGCGGTTCATTCATACTTGTACCAACAATAGGTCATAGGGTTGTGCTCAGCATAAGGTCAGACAAGGGTAATCTTTCATCTGAAATATCCAATACTGATCCTGCATACGCAAGGATAAAAGGCATGGGGGTTGCCAAACCTGTTGGCAGCAAGCTAAAACTTGCCGAATGTAGACCATTAAACGCTTCATCAAAACTTTCTGCTAGACTTGTAAACGAGTTCACGAAGAAATCGCTTAAGATATTGCGGGAGCACCAAGTCAATAAAAATCGCAAAATTTCCGGTAAGATGGAGATGAACTGCATACTATTGAGAGATGCAGGAAGTAGAATGCCTGTACTGGAACCTATAGGTAAGAAATATGGTATCAAATTCGCTTGTATAGTAGATCTGCCTGTAGAAAGGGGAATAGCCAAGATAACAGGGATGCAGGCATTTGGCGCAGGTAACATAGACGATTACGAAGAGAAGGCAAAGGTTGCTGCAAAAATCCTTGAACAGTACGATGCGGTCTATGTGCATATAAAGGGCCCAGACGAGTTCGGTCATGACGGCGACGCAAAGGGTAAGAAGAAAAGCATTGAGCAGATTGATAGTAGATTTTTCAAACCTCTTTTAAGCTACATTGACATGAACGAAGCAGCGGTTGCAATCTCAGCCGATCATTCAACACCATGTATAAAAAAGGGGCATAGTGACGACCCAGTACCTCTTCTCTTTGCAGGAAAAATGATTAAACACGACAACTCGGCAAGATTTACAGAACGATATGCCGCGAGAGGCTCACTTGGCGTTTTGCAGGGACACGAGGTCTTGGATAAAGTTCTACATGCTATCAGACTTTAAAGTGGGTTACGCTTTTAACATCTATAATGCTGCGTACAAGTTCTTTCAACCTGTCCACATCTATGCCGTAATATGTACCATTAGCAACTTGAAGCTTCTCTATCGCTCTATGGAGAATTGATAGACATACATCGTTTTCATCTTTCTGACTATGCACAAATGCTGCACATGTAAGTATGATTCCTTGCAGTAAACTCTTTTCTCCTCCGCCCTCCTTCTTCCAAACACCCTCTAGAACCTCGTGACACTCCCAGTACCGCTCATCGTTGAAGAGCAATTTAGCGTACTCTATTGCCTTTTCCTTCTGCATTTCTTTATCTTTAATTTCCGTGACACTGGCAATCTGTGATATTGATGACAGATTCGTTAGAATGTTTTCAAGTTCGTCACTTTCAACTGTAATATCAAACTCTATGTATTTGCTCGATATACGCGAATCTCTTATTATTGCTTTATCATCTACTAGGTTCCTGGCCTGAAGAAGTAACTCAGAAGCCTTTCTTGAACTGAAACCATTGTTACGAAGGTGTACTATGTAGCGAGCCATTATAATTAAATCGTCACAGCATTATAAATAAGGAGCGCAGAACGGGTAGATTTATAAGAGTTCTACTTGACAGTGGTTTTACTTGAGCATAGTAACCTTAGAAGACAAGACTAATGGACTCTTGAAGCGACGGGAGATCAGATGCCTGTTCAAGGGATTTGCAGGCAGGCTTACTAGGAAGGAATCTGCAGAGATGCTAGCCAAGGAACTGGGGTTGGAAAGGAAGTTTGTTATACCATTGCATCTTGATTGTAAGACTGGCACAAATGAAGTTAATTGCGTCTTTTACATTTATGACGATGAAAACTTGGCAAGACGTCATCTTCCGAAATATGTTTTTTTGAGGATGCTAACAAAGGAAGAGAGGAAGAAAGCAAGGGAAGCGGAGAAGGCAAAGGGAAAGAAGCCCGCTGAAGGTGCACCAGAGAAGAAAGAAGCACCAAAGGAGAAAGAACCTGTAGAAACTGATAAGGCTGAATCCAAGGAAGAGAAGCCCAAAGCGGCAAAGAGCAAGGAAAGACCTGTTGAGGAGGCTAAAGGTTGATGGGAAAGAAGGGGCAGAATGTCGCTGTGTGGAAGTACTATAAAGTGGAAGGAGAGAAGGTAAAGAGAATTAAAAAGGAGTGTTCAAGATGCGGGAAAGGCGTCTTCATGGGCGAGCATGGCGATAGAGTCACATGCGGCAAATGTGGTTATACAGAGTTCAAGAGTAATCGTTGATACAAGCTCTAGTTTCATCCCTTATAGCTGCTATTATTCCTAACACAAGTGTGGGATAGAATGGAGAGACGTATTTCCTATTGAGTGACTTTTTAACAACGTGAACATTTCCGTTCTTCATGTAACCAT
This DNA window, taken from Nitrososphaerales archaeon, encodes the following:
- a CDS encoding galactose-1-phosphate uridylyltransferase codes for the protein MAELRKDYVLDRFVIVPKNASEKNLSNGKCPYCPGNEEMTSPAVLALVQKDGMLQRLSDSEENYVEDWCVRVFPSNDPAVTTSQERIYGDKPLYSEPAYGYHYVVVAAPDHNQKLANISVEQWANVLVVLQDRVRWLYTQKSVTYVSIYMDYGKNAGSSLDHPHLDIVTFATIPPLIEQEAEATYRYINERGLCPMCDVVSVESSGPRQILATDSFLALCPWAPTYPHEFWICPKRHITLFSKITQKEINDLALILRATLGGLSKALKDASFNLVFHLSPEKKNSRQLHWHIEVYPQMASWSGLERGFGIYLNNIGPESSAEVLGAAARRELAGLVGIT
- a CDS encoding NAD-dependent epimerase/dehydratase family protein, encoding MRVLVTGGAGFIGSHVAEKLAEDHDVIILDNLYLGNTKNIDGYSAEFVKGSVMNGELVSKLCKQCDYVFHNAAMSSSPMFKEQPKIGMEVNVLGFMNVMKAALDNGVKKVIYASTSSMYNGNPLPFSENQPITAKTFYEASFRTREMVAQTYYYEHNLSSIGLRYFSVYGPREAHKGQYANNISQFLWDMMAGKSPIIYGDGTQRRDFTFVYDVVYANILAMISNIDFGIFNVGTGIGTSFNDLVALINKMLNTSIEPKYVENPLKNYVHDTIADLSLISKSLGYRPQWSLEKGIKFLVDYYRNMPDLIIN
- a CDS encoding 30S ribosomal protein S27ae — its product is MGKKGQNVAVWKYYKVEGEKVKRIKKECSRCGKGVFMGEHGDRVTCGKCGYTEFKSNR
- a CDS encoding alkaline phosphatase family protein, encoding MTKLVYVLLDGVGDLPHPSLNDLTPLEAAYTPNMDFLARNGVMGNVYSVGKGVAPESDIAVFSMLGYRFSHEDYTGRGVIEAIGSGIDFRDGDLALRGNFATIDSKLNIIDRRAGRDIQKYEAETLSKAISDNVKLSCGSFILVPTIGHRVVLSIRSDKGNLSSEISNTDPAYARIKGMGVAKPVGSKLKLAECRPLNASSKLSARLVNEFTKKSLKILREHQVNKNRKISGKMEMNCILLRDAGSRMPVLEPIGKKYGIKFACIVDLPVERGIAKITGMQAFGAGNIDDYEEKAKVAAKILEQYDAVYVHIKGPDEFGHDGDAKGKKKSIEQIDSRFFKPLLSYIDMNEAAVAISADHSTPCIKKGHSDDPVPLLFAGKMIKHDNSARFTERYAARGSLGVLQGHEVLDKVLHAIRL
- a CDS encoding DUF309 domain-containing protein is translated as MARYIVHLRNNGFSSRKASELLLQARNLVDDKAIIRDSRISSKYIEFDITVESDELENILTNLSSISQIASVTEIKDKEMQKEKAIEYAKLLFNDERYWECHEVLEGVWKKEGGGEKSLLQGIILTCAAFVHSQKDENDVCLSILHRAIEKLQVANGTYYGIDVDRLKELVRSIIDVKSVTHFKV